The genomic region TGGCCCGCGACTTCAAGACCTACAACGCGATCTGGGCCGAATATTTCCCCGATGCCGCCAACGCACCGTGCCGGACCACGCTGGGCATCACCGCGCTGCCGACGCCCATCGCGATCGAACTTAAATGCATCGCCGTCGCGAAGGAGTGAACCATGCTGCCCAACCCGATCAACCTGCAGGCCTGGATCGATGAACACCGGCATCTGCTGAAACCGCCGGTCGGCAACAAATGCATCTACGACGGCGATTTCATCGTGATGGTGGTCGGCGGCCCCAACGCGCGAACCGACTACCACTACGACGAAGGCGCGGAATGGTTTTACCAGCTCGAAGGCGAGATGGTATTGCGCATCCAGGAACAGACGGATGAAGGGCGCGTCGCCCCACGCGACATCACGATCAAGGCCGGCGAGAATTTCCTGCTGCCGCCGCGCGTGCCGCATTCGCCGCAGCGCTCCGCGGGCGGCATCGGCCTGGTGATCGAACGCAAACGCCTGCCGCACGAACTCGATGGCCTGCAGTGGTACTGCGACATCTGCAACGAAAAACTCTATGAGGCGTATTTTCCGCTGGTGAACATCGAAACCGACTTCCCGGCGGTGTTCGATCGCTTCTACAGCTCGCACGACCACCGCACCTGCAAGGCCTGCGGGCATTTCAATCCGGCGCCGGCGAAGTACGACCTGCAGAGAGACCAGCCATGATCCGCCCACGATTTGCAGCCTATCTGCTGACGATAGCGACCAGCCTTTTCATGATTGACTGGGCCGCTGCCGCTGAAGCGACCGAATCCTCTCCAAAGCACTATCAATTGAATCGCCTCGCACTGCTTCAGCCTGAGTCGTTGATCGGAAAACGAGTCGCTGTCAAAGACATCGTCGCAACGACGAACGCGATCACATCGATCGCTGAACGATGGTCTTCCGGTCTCGACACAGGCCGAGCGGCCAACGACTGCGCGATTTTTGTTGCATTGCGGCCAAAAAAGCGGATCAAGACATGGACAAGCTGCAAGACTTTCGAGGCGACAGAGCTCGATATCCTCATCGCCAATGAAATGCAAGCCAAGCGTATCCCCCGTGTCAGTGGCCTCGTCCTGTTCGCCATGCATGGGAAATCTTCGGATGAGAATGCTTTTCCTGATGCGTGGAAGACCGGACTCGACGGCACGCTCAAAACGGTCGCCATGAGCGACATCGTCGACCGGATCTGGCCCGAATGAATTCCTGATGCTCAAAATCGACACCCACGCCCATTACCTGCCCCGCGACTGGCCCGATCTCGCGGCCAAGTACGGCGATATCCGCTTTCCGGTGATCCATCACGGCGACGACGGACGCGCGCGCATCTACAAGGACGGCAAGTTCTTCCGCGAGATCTGGCCGAAGACCTGGGACCCGCAGCTGCGGATCGAGGAATTCGCGCACTTCGGGGTGCAGGTGCAGGTGCTGAGCACGGTGCCGGTGATGTTCAGCTACTGGGCGAAACCGCAGCACGCGCACGACCTGCACCAGGCCTTGAACGATCACATGGCCGAAGCGGTGCGCGACTATCCGCGCCACTACGCCGGGATCGGCACGGTGCCGCTGCAGTCGCCGCGCCTGGCGATCCAGGAATTGGAACGCTGCGTCGATCAGTTGGGGCTGCAGGGCGTGCAGATCGGCTCGCACGTCAACGACTGGAACCTCGATGC from Lysobacter sp. harbors:
- a CDS encoding 3-hydroxyanthranilate 3,4-dioxygenase — translated: MLPNPINLQAWIDEHRHLLKPPVGNKCIYDGDFIVMVVGGPNARTDYHYDEGAEWFYQLEGEMVLRIQEQTDEGRVAPRDITIKAGENFLLPPRVPHSPQRSAGGIGLVIERKRLPHELDGLQWYCDICNEKLYEAYFPLVNIETDFPAVFDRFYSSHDHRTCKACGHFNPAPAKYDLQRDQP